The following DNA comes from Denticeps clupeoides unplaced genomic scaffold, fDenClu1.1, whole genome shotgun sequence.
acacacacacacacacacacatgcacacacagaactgCCCCAACAGTTCATGTAAACTCTCCACATCTTCACgttatttataataaagtaaTTATACAGAATTTACACAGTAAAGTATTTGATGACAGATTTATATAATCATAAACATAAACCTAAAACTTCAGTTATTTATGTAACGTAAATAAAACAGTTCTGTACAGTAAATACATGAACTCAGAAAGTGAccaaattacaaaacaaaaaacaaacaggaaaacaaatgaTGATCTTAGagctttttttctgattaaaattctctctctgaaagtgaagtgattgttgtagGAAAAGTGTTTAcatcattaataattatttatgtttatatggCATTCCTCTCTTCtactatttaaatatatgatgtGCACAGTATGTCAATGTTGTGCTGCATTTGCAAATGATCTCAAGTTCAGTCGTGAGCAGGGACACAGCTGTGCAAACCACAACTAGTCCTgttatctgtctgtgtgtaaacCACAACTAGTTCTGTTGAGTCCACCCAGGACACCCCCCTCTCATCTCTTATCTGAGATGAAACAGGTTGTGTTTTGGTGAAGCTCCATGTCTTATTTGGAGTCGGTCTCCAGGGCTCCACACCCTTTTGCccaaaataaaaagtcaacagAGAGCAGAATTGTTTCAGAACATCCTGCATCGCGCACAGAGATCTTCTCAATAAACTCATCTGGAATCTTCTCCCGTGGTCCGCACCTTCCTTCCTTGTGTGGAGAAAATTTCCTTtactttgtcattgtgaagcacagcaagcacagcacacagtgcacacaacaaaatgtgttctctctctttctcaggagGTCACACTTTACAGCAGATGTACGGCTGTCAGTGGGATGATGAAGATGGAGCTACAGATGGATACAGTCAGTTTGGTTACGATGGAGAAGATTTTATAAAACTGGATTTGAAAAACACTGATTGGGTTTTTGCAAGACCACAGGCAGAAATCAAGCAGAAATGGAATGGAGGTCAATCTAGATACTGGAAGAAATACCTGGAACGTGATTGTATTGAGTGGATAAAGAAGTATGTGATGTACAGGAGTATcagtctggagagaaaaggtacagcagcacacagaacaacacagagaaacacacagcaggactGATATAACGCTGAGATGCTCCTGGTTTGgataataaaggtttatcttatcttatcttttggAGCTGAATCACTCTCAGATGCTTCATAATTAGTGTCAGGGTAATTGGGGCTTTAACAGCAGGGACGTGACCACACACCCCTGTCAAGCTTTACATGTGTGTGATGCTGCATGAcgtctctttttgttttaatgtgttttcagacCATCTTTCTGTTCTCATTATTAAAACCGctttattttcaacattttgcgcttgtgttttttccacttttcgaTGTGGTACAACAACTGCTATGTACCATCAGTAGGGATTCATGACTACAACACTAACATAAAGAGGGGGAAGCCATTTATTGATGAATTAAAGAATATTCatcaaaaataaactaaaacaaaacagcaaaagAAATGTGGTCTACttagaaaaatatgaaaacacaaGAGCCAGACAgggacaaaataaagaaaagaacaataaagaaaaGAGGAATTATCTGAAAATCTGCTATTGCccaatgacaaataatcacaaagtaatataataataatgtgtaattGTGCTGCAGTTGTATTTGGAGTGTAAACTGGCAGGTAGATGTAGTAAAGTgttgaatataaaatgtttctCTTCCAAATTCTGTCCCTGtccccccccctcttcctctctctagtccctcctcaggtgtctctgctgcagacagacccctcctctccagtggtctgtcacgctacaggtttctaccctgataaggtgatgatcagctggcagaaagatggacaggagctgcatgaagatgtagatgttggtgagacgttgcccaaccatgatggaaccttccagaaacgtgcagaactcaaagtgacccctgatgagaggaagaagaaccagttcacctgtgtggtggagcacaagagtggagacccaatccacatgatcctgacagaggagaagatcaggaccaacagtGCAGGTACAGGAGCTTCTAGACAGAATCATCAGTCTTCTTGCTTTAAAGTCTCTTTGATAGACGTGTTTATAGAATCAGTTTATAATAAAGTGTGGTGgagaacatttcactgtttgGTGCTGAGGATTAAACTTTTTATAAAGATCTTATTCAAGCCAGAATGAAGCTGGGCGCTTCAAATGTGCACGTCAACAATGTGTCAATGTGTCAAACAAGTTTATTAATATGGTCAAAGTCAAAACTTAATCGACAGTCCATTTCAACTCTGCACCCCCTGGACATAGTTTGCCCCCCCGATCTAAACTCACCCCCTTTTATGCCTCCATTATTGACCATTGATTTGacttaaatgttatttttattacacacatttcCACCAACCCGT
Coding sequences within:
- the LOC114774191 gene encoding BOLA class I histocompatibility antigen, alpha chain BL3-7-like is translated as MILLILVFHLLVFKSDLAVIHSWTGLYTAATGIKDLPEFVGVNLFDDEVTGYFDSKNNHFEIRQDWVKELGEKYVEDQTMSFIDFTWKFKENLKMIMTEFNQTGDQGGHTLQQMYGCQWDDEDGATDGYSQFGYDGEDFIKLDLKNTDWVFARPQAEIKQKWNGGQSRYWKKYLERDCIEWIKKYVMYRSISLERKVPPQVSLLQTDPSSPVVCHATGFYPDKVMISWQKDGQELHEDVDVGETLPNHDGTFQKRAELKVTPDERKKNQFTCVVEHKSGDPIHMILTEEKIRTNSNNVPGIVAWLVVAALVLIAVA